A genomic region of Streptomyces rimosus contains the following coding sequences:
- a CDS encoding spermidine synthase yields the protein MIDPPDPVRRGASDPPEATGPARLPVPAGIGRLLVLATVFVCAACGIVYELELVALSSYLTGDSVTQASVVLSVMVFAMGIGSLLAKRLRCRAALGFGALEAGLALVGGFSAMALYACYAWFGQSRCALVAFSLAIGALIGAEVPLLMTLIQRVRRQDAGGAVADLFAADYVGALVGGLAFPFLLLPLLGQVSGALLTGSVNAVAGGGLVLWLFRSDLSVRARWGLILANVLVLALLAAGTLLVAPFERAARDAVYGSAARVAVRTGVQEVVITGGTGPAATGRTDAADYRGSSGRGAAKPERPAAGAGGAVGGGGPLGLYLDGRLRASAGDGFPYHEGLVHPAMSGGPHRRVLVLGGGDGLAAREVLRCHGVVSVTVVEPDSGMIRLARTDPGLSALNRHALDDPRVRVVPGDVFEWLRRGGAARDGGPYDVIIADLPDPGSQASTKLYSEEFYGLAARALTEDGRLVVHAGEPLIRPRSYWTVDATVRAAGLQTAPYRIPGRPAGRNDAAERSCAPAPPGTGRAACGWGFVLAAHRTPRLDLAPDTPALRSLTRDGLRAAGRAASRDRIAGLPPSTLMHPRHLD from the coding sequence ATGATCGACCCGCCTGATCCCGTCCGCCGCGGTGCGTCCGACCCGCCGGAGGCCACAGGTCCGGCGCGACTGCCCGTACCCGCCGGGATCGGCCGGCTGCTCGTCCTGGCCACCGTCTTCGTCTGCGCCGCCTGCGGCATCGTCTACGAACTCGAACTGGTCGCCCTCTCCTCCTACCTGACCGGGGACTCGGTCACCCAGGCATCCGTCGTGCTGTCCGTCATGGTCTTCGCGATGGGCATCGGATCACTGCTCGCCAAGCGGCTGCGCTGCCGGGCCGCCCTCGGCTTCGGCGCGCTGGAGGCGGGCCTCGCGCTGGTCGGCGGCTTCTCCGCGATGGCGCTCTACGCCTGCTACGCCTGGTTCGGCCAGTCCCGCTGCGCCCTGGTCGCCTTCTCCCTGGCCATCGGCGCGCTCATCGGCGCCGAGGTGCCGCTGCTGATGACGCTCATCCAGCGGGTCCGCCGCCAGGACGCGGGCGGCGCGGTCGCCGACCTCTTCGCCGCGGACTACGTCGGCGCGCTCGTCGGCGGCCTGGCCTTCCCCTTCCTGCTGCTGCCCCTCCTGGGCCAGGTCTCCGGCGCCCTGCTCACCGGTTCGGTCAACGCGGTGGCCGGGGGCGGGCTGGTGCTGTGGCTGTTCCGCAGCGACCTGTCCGTACGGGCCCGCTGGGGGCTGATCCTCGCCAACGTGCTGGTGCTGGCGCTGCTCGCCGCCGGGACGCTGCTGGTCGCCCCGTTCGAACGGGCCGCGCGGGACGCGGTGTACGGCTCCGCGGCGCGGGTCGCGGTCCGTACCGGCGTGCAGGAGGTCGTGATCACGGGCGGTACGGGACCGGCCGCCACCGGGCGCACCGACGCGGCCGACTACCGGGGCAGTTCGGGCCGTGGCGCGGCCAAGCCGGAGCGGCCGGCGGCGGGGGCCGGCGGCGCGGTGGGCGGAGGCGGACCGCTCGGGCTCTACCTGGACGGGCGGCTGCGGGCCAGCGCGGGCGACGGATTCCCGTACCACGAAGGGCTGGTGCACCCGGCCATGTCCGGCGGCCCGCACCGCCGGGTGCTGGTGCTGGGTGGCGGCGACGGGCTCGCCGCACGCGAAGTGCTGCGCTGTCACGGCGTGGTGTCCGTGACGGTCGTCGAACCGGATTCCGGCATGATCCGGCTGGCCCGTACGGACCCGGGGCTGTCCGCGCTCAACCGGCACGCGCTGGACGATCCGCGCGTACGCGTCGTCCCGGGCGACGTGTTCGAGTGGCTGCGGCGGGGCGGCGCGGCGCGCGACGGCGGCCCTTACGACGTCATCATCGCCGACCTGCCCGACCCGGGCAGCCAGGCCAGCACCAAGCTCTACTCCGAGGAGTTCTACGGCCTCGCGGCCCGCGCGCTGACCGAGGACGGCCGGCTGGTGGTGCACGCCGGAGAGCCCCTGATCCGGCCCCGCTCGTACTGGACGGTGGACGCGACCGTACGGGCAGCGGGCCTGCAGACCGCCCCGTACCGGATCCCGGGGCGCCCCGCCGGGCGGAACGATGCGGCGGAACGCTCCTGCGCACCGGCTCCGCCCGGCACCGGCCGGGCCGCCTGCGGCTGGGGCTTCGTCCTCGCCGCACACCGCACACCGCGCCTGGACCTGGCCCCGGACACGCCCGCGCTGCGCTCGCTCACCCGCGACGGGCTGCGGGCCGCCGGTCGTGCGGCCAGCCGCGACCGGATCGCCGGCCTGCCGCCGTCCACGTTGATGCATCCGCGGCACCTGGACTGA
- the fbaA gene encoding class II fructose-bisphosphate aldolase, producing MPIATPEVYNEMLDRAKAGKFAYPAINVTSTQTLHAALRGFAEAESDGIVQISTGGAEFLGGQYNKDMVTGAVALAEFAHIVAEKYDINVALHTDHCPKDKLDGYVRPLLAVSEQRVAKGQNPLFQSHMWDGSAETLADNLSIAQELLAQAAAAKIILEVEITPTGGEEDGVTHEINDELYTTVDDAMRTAEALGLGEKGRYLLAASFGNVHGVYKPGNVVLRPELLKDLQEGVGAKYGKQSPFDFVFHGGSGSTAEEIATALENGVVKMNLDTDTQYAFTRPIADHMFRNYDGVLKVDGDVGNKKTYDPRSWGKLAEAGMAKRVTEACANLRSTGTKIK from the coding sequence ATGCCCATCGCAACTCCCGAGGTCTACAACGAGATGCTGGACCGGGCGAAGGCAGGCAAGTTCGCCTACCCGGCCATCAATGTGACCTCGACGCAGACTCTGCACGCAGCGCTGCGTGGTTTCGCCGAGGCCGAGAGCGACGGCATCGTCCAGATTTCCACCGGTGGCGCGGAGTTCCTGGGCGGCCAGTACAACAAGGACATGGTGACCGGCGCGGTCGCGCTGGCGGAGTTCGCGCACATCGTCGCCGAGAAGTACGACATCAACGTCGCGCTGCACACCGACCACTGCCCCAAGGACAAGCTGGACGGCTACGTCCGTCCGCTGCTGGCCGTCTCCGAGCAGCGGGTGGCCAAGGGCCAGAACCCGCTGTTCCAGTCCCACATGTGGGACGGCTCCGCCGAGACCCTGGCCGACAACCTGTCCATCGCCCAGGAGCTGCTGGCCCAGGCCGCCGCGGCGAAGATCATCCTTGAGGTCGAGATCACCCCGACCGGTGGCGAGGAGGACGGCGTCACCCACGAGATCAACGACGAGCTGTACACCACCGTCGACGACGCGATGCGGACCGCTGAGGCGCTGGGCCTGGGCGAGAAGGGCCGCTACCTGCTCGCCGCCTCGTTCGGCAACGTGCACGGCGTCTACAAGCCGGGCAACGTCGTGCTGCGCCCCGAGCTCCTCAAGGACCTCCAGGAGGGCGTGGGCGCCAAGTACGGCAAGCAGTCCCCCTTCGACTTCGTCTTCCACGGCGGCTCCGGCTCCACGGCCGAGGAGATCGCGACGGCGCTGGAGAACGGCGTCGTGAAGATGAACCTGGACACGGACACGCAGTACGCGTTCACGCGGCCGATCGCGGACCACATGTTCCGCAACTACGACGGCGTGCTGAAGGTCGACGGCGACGTCGGCAACAAGAAGACCTACGACCCGCGCAGCTGGGGCAAGCTGGCCGAGGCGGGCATGGCGAAGCGCGTCACCGAAGCGTGCGCGAACCTGCGCTCGACGGGCACCAAGATCAAGTAG
- the kynU gene encoding kynureninase — translation MSETAAERAAALDARDELAPVREKFVLDGCVYLDGNSLGALPRQVPGRVADVIAHEWGELRIRSWEEAGWWAAPERVGDRIAPLLGAAPGQVVVGDSTSVNIFKAVVGAVRMAGAGRDEILADEASFPTDGYIAESAARMTGCTLRALPAERIPDEAGPRTALALINHVDYRTGRLNDLPGLTAALHEAGALAVWDLCHSAGALPVRLDAHGVDLAVGCTYKYLNGGPGAPAYLYVREELQACFDSPLPGWNSHAVPFGMDAAYAPADGITRGRVGTPDILSMLALETALEVWDGVRIEAVRDKSLALGDFFLECVEASVPEGRVRCVTPREHRLRGSQVALSCADAGKVMTELIHRGVIGDFRHPDVLRFGFTPLYTSFADVARAARVLAEVLE, via the coding sequence ATGTCTGAGACGGCAGCGGAGCGGGCCGCGGCGCTGGACGCGCGGGACGAACTCGCGCCCGTACGGGAGAAGTTCGTCCTCGACGGGTGTGTGTACCTGGACGGCAATTCCCTCGGAGCCCTGCCCCGCCAGGTCCCCGGCCGGGTCGCGGACGTGATCGCCCATGAGTGGGGCGAACTGCGGATCCGCTCCTGGGAGGAGGCGGGCTGGTGGGCCGCGCCCGAGCGGGTCGGCGACCGGATCGCCCCGCTGCTGGGCGCCGCGCCGGGGCAGGTCGTCGTCGGCGACTCGACCAGCGTCAACATCTTCAAGGCGGTGGTCGGCGCGGTACGGATGGCCGGTGCGGGCCGGGACGAGATCCTGGCGGACGAGGCGTCGTTCCCGACCGACGGCTATATCGCGGAGTCCGCGGCACGCATGACGGGCTGCACGCTGCGCGCCCTGCCGGCCGAGCGGATCCCCGACGAGGCCGGCCCGCGTACGGCACTCGCGCTGATCAACCACGTCGACTACCGCACCGGCCGGCTCAACGACCTGCCCGGCCTCACCGCCGCGCTGCACGAGGCCGGGGCCCTGGCGGTGTGGGACCTGTGCCACAGCGCGGGCGCCCTGCCGGTCCGGCTGGACGCGCACGGCGTGGACCTCGCGGTGGGCTGTACGTACAAGTACCTCAACGGCGGCCCGGGCGCCCCCGCGTACCTGTATGTGCGTGAAGAGCTCCAGGCATGCTTCGACTCGCCGCTGCCCGGCTGGAACTCGCACGCGGTGCCCTTCGGCATGGACGCCGCGTACGCCCCGGCCGACGGCATCACCCGCGGCCGCGTCGGCACCCCGGACATCCTGTCGATGCTCGCCCTGGAAACGGCCCTGGAGGTCTGGGACGGCGTGCGCATCGAGGCCGTACGGGACAAGAGCCTGGCGCTCGGCGACTTCTTCCTGGAGTGCGTGGAGGCGTCCGTACCGGAGGGCCGGGTGCGCTGCGTCACGCCGCGCGAGCACCGGCTGCGCGGCAGCCAGGTGGCGCTGTCCTGCGCGGACGCGGGCAAGGTGATGACGGAGCTGATCCATCGCGGGGTGATCGGCGACTTCCGCCACCCCGACGTGCTGCGCTTCGGCTTCACCCCGCTCTACACGTCGTTCGCGGACGTGGCGCGCGCGGCGCGGGTGCTGGCCGAGGTCCTGGAGTGA
- a CDS encoding tryptophan 2,3-dioxygenase family protein translates to MSQQAAPQEEPAEPEAAGPRRPDLSIGSTGTTPYEDYVHADVLTHLQHPLSDDPGEMVFLVTTQVMELWFTVIVHEWHTAAQALRRDDLPVAMEALERSTHELEALNAAWKPLARLTPTQFNAFRGALGEGSGFQSAMYRRLEFLLGEKSASMLVPHRGAPREYAELEKALQEPSLWDEVLRLLSRRGYAIPTEVLEREMTARYEPDARVEAVWAEVYAGPRDGELVRLGEALTDVAELVWRWRNDHLVATRRAMGAKMGTGGSAGVAWLEKRASKNVFPELWTARSHV, encoded by the coding sequence ATGTCGCAGCAAGCCGCCCCGCAGGAAGAACCGGCCGAGCCGGAGGCCGCCGGCCCGCGGCGGCCTGACCTGAGTATCGGCAGCACGGGCACGACTCCGTACGAGGACTATGTCCACGCGGACGTGCTCACCCACCTCCAGCATCCGCTGTCGGACGATCCGGGCGAAATGGTGTTCCTGGTCACGACGCAGGTGATGGAGTTGTGGTTCACCGTCATCGTGCACGAGTGGCACACCGCCGCCCAGGCGCTGCGCCGGGACGATCTGCCGGTGGCGATGGAGGCGCTGGAGCGTTCGACGCATGAGCTGGAGGCGCTGAACGCGGCCTGGAAGCCGTTGGCCCGGCTGACGCCGACGCAGTTCAACGCGTTCCGGGGCGCGCTGGGCGAGGGATCGGGGTTCCAGTCGGCGATGTACCGGCGGCTGGAGTTCCTGCTCGGGGAGAAGTCCGCGTCGATGCTGGTGCCGCACCGCGGGGCGCCGCGGGAGTACGCGGAGCTGGAGAAGGCGTTGCAGGAGCCCAGTCTGTGGGACGAGGTCCTGCGGCTGCTGTCGCGCCGCGGCTACGCGATACCCACCGAGGTTCTGGAGCGCGAGATGACGGCACGGTACGAGCCGGACGCCCGGGTGGAGGCCGTGTGGGCCGAGGTGTACGCGGGCCCGCGCGACGGTGAACTGGTGCGGCTGGGCGAGGCGTTGACGGATGTCGCGGAGCTGGTGTGGCGGTGGCGCAACGATCACCTGGTGGCGACGCGGCGGGCGATGGGGGCCAAGATGGGTACCGGCGGTTCGGCGGGCGTGGCCTGGCTGGAGAAACGCGCCAGCAAGAACGTTTTTCCCGAGCTGTGGACGGCGCGCAGCCATGTCTGA
- a CDS encoding SRPBCC domain-containing protein, whose amino-acid sequence MEHEVYVPFPVEAVRQALTEPERVARCIPGCQLDADADPGTPGGRLRLRIGSSTITYRGTLTVAARGTDTVTVEASGIESRGDGSAELSLTVRLATAPDDTGATVLSCTGTVTSTGRLAEATGQAAESAGRRVLDRFAANLAADLTDNPADEPDAEAPPAAQGVFDAEVPPPSLDPLTDDDQDDAAPAEAAHARRTMIGRSAEEVDHAPPRGRYAPVPAPQSATTSATLRWAAPAAALALASAVVVGRVLRRRR is encoded by the coding sequence ATGGAGCATGAGGTGTACGTTCCGTTTCCCGTCGAGGCCGTACGGCAGGCACTGACCGAGCCGGAGCGCGTGGCGCGCTGCATCCCCGGATGCCAACTCGACGCCGACGCGGATCCCGGCACCCCCGGCGGGCGGCTGCGCCTGCGCATCGGCAGTTCCACCATCACCTACCGCGGCACCCTGACCGTCGCCGCCCGCGGCACCGACACGGTCACCGTCGAGGCGAGCGGCATCGAGTCCCGCGGCGACGGCTCCGCCGAGCTGTCCCTGACCGTACGGCTCGCCACCGCGCCCGACGACACCGGCGCCACGGTCCTGAGCTGCACCGGTACGGTCACCAGCACCGGCCGGCTCGCGGAGGCCACCGGCCAGGCGGCCGAGTCCGCCGGCCGCCGCGTCCTGGACCGCTTCGCCGCCAACCTCGCGGCGGACCTCACGGACAACCCGGCCGACGAGCCCGACGCCGAAGCGCCGCCCGCCGCGCAGGGCGTCTTCGACGCCGAGGTCCCGCCCCCGTCGCTCGACCCGCTCACCGACGACGACCAGGACGACGCCGCGCCCGCCGAGGCCGCGCACGCCCGCCGCACGATGATCGGGCGCAGCGCCGAGGAGGTCGACCACGCGCCGCCGCGCGGCCGGTACGCACCGGTCCCCGCGCCGCAGTCGGCGACCACCTCCGCCACCCTGCGCTGGGCGGCACCGGCCGCGGCGCTGGCGCTGGCGTCGGCGGTCGTGGTGGGCAGGGTGCTGCGGCGTCGGCGCTGA
- a CDS encoding alpha/beta hydrolase family protein has protein sequence MSGAGAGGEEAALFGLAPVAPDATLAYGPHPDQVIDLYGPAADGPVVLLLHGGFWRAAYDRTHLSPLAAELARHGLPVALAEYRRAGAGGGWPRTYEDVTAAVAALERPVLAVGHSAGGHLALLLADRRAPYAPRRIVALAPVADLAHAHELGLSDGAVAEFLGDGPGWADRLAAADPVRRLPGAVPVTVLHGTEDAEVPVELSRRYVRAAEAAGGVVPELREQAGTGHYAPVTPGTAAFRVLLATLRST, from the coding sequence GTGAGCGGTGCGGGCGCCGGGGGCGAGGAGGCGGCGCTGTTCGGCCTCGCGCCCGTGGCGCCCGACGCGACGCTGGCGTACGGGCCGCATCCGGACCAGGTGATCGACCTGTACGGACCGGCGGCCGACGGCCCGGTGGTGCTGTTGCTGCACGGCGGCTTCTGGCGCGCGGCGTACGACCGTACGCACCTGTCGCCGCTCGCGGCCGAGCTGGCGCGGCACGGGCTGCCGGTCGCCCTCGCCGAGTACCGGCGGGCGGGGGCGGGCGGGGGCTGGCCGCGTACGTACGAGGACGTGACGGCGGCGGTGGCCGCCCTGGAGCGGCCCGTGCTCGCCGTCGGGCACTCCGCGGGCGGGCACCTCGCACTGCTCCTGGCGGACCGCCGCGCCCCGTACGCGCCGCGGCGGATCGTCGCCCTGGCCCCCGTCGCCGACCTCGCGCACGCCCATGAGCTGGGGCTGAGCGACGGCGCGGTGGCGGAGTTCCTGGGCGACGGGCCCGGATGGGCGGACCGGCTCGCCGCCGCCGACCCGGTACGGCGGCTGCCGGGCGCGGTGCCGGTGACGGTGCTGCACGGCACCGAGGACGCCGAGGTGCCCGTGGAGCTGTCGCGGCGCTACGTACGGGCCGCCGAGGCCGCCGGCGGCGTCGTACCGGAGCTGCGCGAACAGGCCGGAACGGGGCATTACGCGCCCGTCACCCCCGGCACCGCCGCCTTCCGCGTCCTCCTGGCCACCCTCCGTAGTACTTGA
- a CDS encoding DUF3151 domain-containing protein: MAIHENLLGGPPPTELPDDPEPRELLASGAAPTDVAAKYPTSSLAWAQLADDAFQAGRTVESYAYARTGYHRGLDALRRAGWKGHGPVPFEHEPNRGFLRALHALARAAQAIGEQEEYERCTTFLRDSSPTAADTLS, translated from the coding sequence ATGGCCATTCACGAAAACCTTCTCGGGGGCCCGCCCCCGACCGAACTGCCCGACGACCCCGAGCCCCGCGAGCTCCTCGCTTCGGGGGCCGCGCCGACCGACGTCGCGGCGAAGTATCCGACGTCCTCGCTGGCCTGGGCGCAGCTTGCGGACGACGCGTTCCAGGCGGGGCGTACGGTCGAGTCGTACGCGTATGCCCGTACCGGCTACCACCGGGGGCTGGACGCGCTCCGCCGGGCCGGCTGGAAGGGCCACGGTCCGGTGCCGTTCGAGCACGAGCCCAACCGCGGCTTTCTGCGGGCTCTGCACGCGCTCGCCCGCGCCGCGCAGGCGATCGGTGAGCAGGAGGAGTACGAGCGCTGCACGACGTTCTTGCGTGACTCGTCGCCGACCGCGGCGGACACGCTTTCGTAG
- a CDS encoding aldose epimerase family protein produces the protein MSDNDTRNAAPGQVRLAAGDTEVTVDPANGCRLASLRIGGTEVLRQGAKYGSFPMVPWCGRIKEGQFRNGGEVHQMPVNSPPHAIHGTGRDVAWKTARADATSAAFTYELLDPDAAPWPYPGRVTQLVELAEDGGSLTLTMGVEASGDSFPAQAGWHPWFLRRLGEEGERSEDVRIDFSAAWQEERGEDHLPTGRRIDPRPGPWDDCFGMPDGVDVTLTWPDRLELKVTSRAEWVVVYDEQEAAVCVEPQSGPPNGLNTMPRLVTPIDPLEISTTWIWRTLA, from the coding sequence GTGAGTGACAACGACACGCGAAACGCCGCGCCGGGACAGGTGCGGCTGGCCGCCGGCGACACCGAGGTGACCGTCGACCCGGCCAACGGCTGCCGGCTCGCGAGCCTGCGCATCGGCGGTACGGAAGTGCTGCGGCAGGGCGCCAAGTACGGCTCCTTCCCGATGGTGCCGTGGTGCGGCCGCATCAAGGAGGGGCAGTTCCGCAACGGCGGCGAGGTCCACCAGATGCCGGTGAACTCGCCGCCGCACGCGATCCACGGCACCGGCCGCGACGTCGCCTGGAAGACGGCGCGCGCGGATGCCACCAGCGCCGCGTTCACCTACGAGCTCCTCGACCCGGACGCCGCCCCCTGGCCGTACCCGGGGCGCGTCACCCAACTGGTCGAGCTGGCGGAGGACGGCGGATCGCTCACCCTGACCATGGGCGTCGAGGCGAGCGGCGACTCCTTCCCGGCCCAGGCAGGCTGGCACCCCTGGTTCCTGCGCCGGCTCGGCGAGGAGGGGGAGCGGAGCGAGGACGTACGGATCGACTTCTCGGCCGCCTGGCAGGAGGAGCGCGGCGAGGACCACCTGCCCACCGGGCGCCGGATCGACCCGCGGCCCGGCCCCTGGGACGACTGCTTCGGCATGCCGGACGGCGTGGACGTGACCCTCACCTGGCCGGACCGGCTGGAGCTGAAGGTCACCAGCCGCGCCGAATGGGTGGTGGTCTACGACGAGCAGGAGGCGGCGGTCTGCGTGGAGCCGCAGTCCGGCCCGCCGAACGGCCTCAACACGATGCCGCGCCTGGTCACCCCCATCGATCCGCTGGAGATCTCCACGACCTGGATCTGGCGCACACTGGCGTGA
- the pyrE gene encoding orotate phosphoribosyltransferase, with the protein MTDDVRGDLLQQIKDKAVVHGKVTLSSGKEADYYIDLRRITLDGAAAPLVGQLMLDITADLDYDAVGGLTLGADPVAASMLHAAAARGRRLDAFVVRKAQKTHGMQRRIEGPDIKGRRVLVVEDTSTTGGSPLTAVEAAREAGAEVVAVATIVDRGAESAIAGAGLPYITGYRLGDLGLA; encoded by the coding sequence ATGACTGACGACGTACGCGGCGATCTGCTGCAGCAGATCAAGGACAAGGCCGTGGTGCACGGCAAGGTGACGCTCTCCTCCGGCAAGGAGGCCGATTACTACATCGACCTGCGCCGGATCACCCTCGACGGTGCGGCCGCGCCCCTCGTCGGGCAGCTGATGCTGGACATCACCGCCGACCTGGACTACGACGCGGTCGGCGGCCTCACGCTGGGCGCCGACCCGGTCGCGGCCTCGATGCTGCACGCCGCCGCGGCGCGCGGCCGTCGGCTGGACGCGTTCGTCGTGCGCAAGGCGCAGAAGACGCACGGTATGCAGCGGCGGATCGAGGGCCCGGACATCAAGGGCCGCCGGGTCCTGGTGGTCGAGGACACCTCCACCACCGGCGGCTCGCCGCTGACCGCCGTCGAGGCGGCGCGCGAGGCGGGCGCCGAGGTGGTCGCGGTCGCCACGATCGTGGACCGTGGGGCGGAGTCGGCCATCGCCGGTGCGGGTCTGCCGTACATCACCGGCTACCGGCTCGGGGACCTCGGCCTCGCCTGA
- a CDS encoding response regulator has protein sequence MIRVLIVDDQVMVREGFSVLLGAMPDIEVVGEAVDGRQAVAKVAELRPDVVLMDIRMPQMNGLEATREIVAADADAKVLVLTTFDLDEYVYQALRAGASGFLLKDASAGQLAEGVRIVANGEALLAPAVTKRLISEFSKLGTPRAPTQERVGDLTERETEVLVLVAQGLSNGEIAEHLVVAESTVKTHVSRILVKLGLRDRTQAAVFAYEARLVTPGG, from the coding sequence ATGATCCGCGTACTGATCGTGGACGACCAGGTCATGGTCCGCGAGGGCTTCTCGGTGCTGCTCGGCGCGATGCCGGACATCGAGGTCGTCGGCGAGGCGGTGGACGGTCGGCAGGCGGTCGCCAAGGTCGCCGAGCTGCGCCCGGACGTGGTGCTGATGGACATCCGGATGCCGCAGATGAACGGCCTGGAGGCGACCCGCGAGATCGTCGCGGCGGACGCGGACGCCAAGGTTCTGGTGCTGACCACCTTCGACCTGGACGAGTACGTGTACCAGGCGCTGCGGGCCGGGGCCAGTGGCTTCCTGCTCAAGGACGCCTCGGCGGGGCAGCTCGCGGAGGGGGTGCGGATCGTGGCGAACGGCGAGGCACTGCTCGCGCCGGCCGTCACCAAGCGGCTGATCTCGGAGTTCTCCAAGCTCGGCACGCCACGGGCACCGACGCAGGAGCGCGTCGGCGACCTCACCGAGCGGGAGACCGAGGTCCTGGTGCTGGTGGCCCAGGGCCTGTCCAACGGTGAGATCGCCGAGCATCTGGTCGTGGCCGAGTCGACGGTGAAGACGCACGTCAGCCGGATTCTGGTGAAGCTGGGACTGCGCGACCGCACCCAGGCGGCGGTCTTCGCGTACGAGGCCCGGCTGGTCACGCCGGGCGGCTGA
- a CDS encoding sensor histidine kinase, which produces MNQTTHPRRDDMRSEARLVRGALHRLRQDLIVDAFAFRPMLPLDGARMSAAVPQRLRRYVRWAPHLALGGIAAFVFLVIVAQTAGGGPIASFIAVAYCFLTAAPIALTLFRPVGAFWISVGALLFAMLAGAMAGAGHQWFEISLVAHLAVMALVVLRTRPRLALEMWLLTMAGAGVLTLLMPRAVSTIAPFAVVSVFALVPAAAIRAWREERQNVVETRTATAEERSRRTLLEERALIARELHDVVAHHMSVIAIQAEAAPYRVKDTPPELATSFSTIRENAVAALTELRRILGVVRSEDPDAFADADPEAPQPTLASLDALLESVRSAGLVVEAVITGSVRPLPQGVELSAYRIVQEALSNTLRHAPGAEARVEISYVLGGLGLRIVNGVPSRLAKPSPGAGHGVLGMRERVQMLGGEITADHTEDGGFEVAAFIPVPATPGAKGETAG; this is translated from the coding sequence GTGAACCAGACGACTCACCCGCGGCGCGACGACATGCGCTCGGAAGCCCGGCTCGTCCGCGGCGCGCTGCACCGGCTGCGCCAGGACCTGATCGTGGACGCCTTCGCCTTCCGCCCGATGCTGCCCCTGGACGGTGCCCGGATGTCCGCGGCGGTTCCGCAGCGGCTGCGGCGCTATGTGCGCTGGGCGCCGCACCTGGCGCTCGGTGGGATCGCCGCCTTCGTGTTCCTCGTGATCGTCGCGCAGACGGCGGGCGGCGGGCCGATCGCGTCCTTCATCGCGGTGGCCTACTGCTTCCTGACCGCCGCGCCGATCGCCCTGACGCTCTTCCGGCCGGTCGGCGCGTTCTGGATCTCGGTCGGGGCGCTCCTGTTCGCGATGCTGGCCGGTGCCATGGCCGGGGCCGGGCACCAGTGGTTCGAGATCAGCCTGGTCGCGCACCTCGCGGTGATGGCGCTGGTCGTGCTGCGCACCCGGCCGCGGCTCGCCCTGGAGATGTGGCTGCTCACCATGGCCGGGGCCGGGGTGCTGACGCTGCTGATGCCCCGGGCGGTCTCGACCATCGCGCCGTTCGCGGTGGTGTCGGTGTTCGCGCTGGTGCCCGCCGCCGCCATCCGCGCCTGGCGCGAGGAGCGGCAGAACGTCGTCGAAACACGGACCGCCACCGCCGAGGAGCGCTCGCGGCGCACGCTGCTGGAGGAGCGCGCCCTGATCGCCCGCGAGCTGCACGACGTGGTCGCGCACCATATGTCGGTCATCGCCATCCAGGCGGAGGCCGCCCCGTACCGCGTCAAGGACACCCCACCCGAGCTGGCCACCTCCTTCTCGACCATCCGGGAGAACGCGGTGGCCGCGCTGACCGAGCTGCGCCGCATCCTCGGCGTCGTACGGTCCGAGGACCCGGACGCCTTCGCCGACGCCGACCCCGAGGCGCCGCAGCCGACGCTGGCCAGCCTTGATGCGCTGCTGGAGAGCGTGCGCAGCGCGGGACTGGTCGTCGAGGCCGTGATCACCGGCTCGGTGCGGCCGCTGCCGCAGGGCGTCGAGCTGTCCGCGTACCGCATCGTCCAGGAGGCGCTGAGCAACACGCTGCGGCACGCGCCCGGCGCCGAGGCGCGCGTGGAGATCTCGTACGTGCTCGGCGGGCTCGGACTGCGTATCGTCAACGGGGTGCCGAGCCGGCTGGCCAAGCCCTCGCCGGGGGCCGGGCACGGCGTTCTGGGCATGCGGGAGCGGGTGCAGATGCTGGGTGGCGAGATCACCGCGGACCACACCGAGGACGGCGGGTTCGAGGTCGCGGCGTTCATACCGGTTCCGGCGACGCCGGGCGCGAAGGGGGAGACGGCGGGATGA